The genome window ATTGAAAACCATGCCATATCCTGGATTCCCTACAGACTTGCAGCCACAGATTATGGCTACACTAGCCTTAGCTGATGGAGCCAGTGTTATTCAAGAAGGAGTTTTCCAAGCTCGATTTTTACATGTTAACGAACTTAACAGGATGGGTGCAAAAATTGAACTCCAAGGAAACACTGCTGTTGTGACTGGCGTCGATCATCTTGTTGGAGCTGATGTCAATGCCACAGATCTGCGAGCTGGTGCAGCCCTTATATTAGCAGGATTAGCAGCTCAAGACGAAACGTGTGTCTATCACATAGGTCATGTCTGGCGTGGTTACGAAGAGATGGATACAAAACTCCAGCAACTTGGTGGGCGAGTAGAAGTTATTCCAACAGAACAACTAGGGCCTAAAGTTAATGGTGCCGTTAGGAAGGAGGAGTCCTAAGGCGTGGAGGATTTCGTATCTGGAAAATGGGGAATTTCCCCGACCGTACGGGAGGCTATTATAAAAACCCTGGACGCAACTAATAGCGAGGAAAAGGGGAAAAAAGTCTCTCTTAAAAAGACTCTTTCAGAGCTGTTGGGTGTTTCTCCACAAGAAATAGTATTAAGTTACGGGATGAAAGGGATTCTTCATCCCGTTTTACGTATGCTAGAAAATAAGGGCGCTACAGAAGCATATTTCTTATGCCCTTACGAAAAAAATGGCATTATTTCAGAATGTTTCAAAGAACGCGGGTTTAATATCATTGAAATTTCTTACGGGAAAGCTCTAGAGCAAAACTTAAATATTTTTTCCGAATCATGTCCTGGAACTGGAAAAATTGTTGTCGTGAGTAATCCTAATTGCTTTACAGGACATACTTTATCTCAAAGTGAGCTTCGGGAATTATTTTTTTGTTTAGAGAGGGCCGGAGCATTTCTTATCTGCGATGAACGTAGCGCAGACATGGTTCCTTCTTTATTGTTCTCAGGAGGCAGTGGAGTATTCCATCAAACAGGGAAAGCTCTGATCTTACGTAATTTCTCTGCATTTTATGGTCTGAAAAATCTAGACATCTCATATGGATTACTTTCTCGTCCTCTTGCTAAGCAATTTAGTTATTACGCTGATGTTTCCACTATTAGCATGCTTGCTGAAGAAGCTACTGTAGCAGCTCTCAGAGAGAAAGAGTGGTATGGGAAACTCAGAGAAAATATAAATGCATCTAAAAGTCGGTTGATAGAGGGGTTGCGTGAATTAGGTCTTGAAACACGAGGGAGTGACACCGATGTCATTACATTCCAGACACCTCACGCAGAGCTTATTTACTATTTGCTTCTTGAAGAAGGCATACGCATTACAAACGGCTCAGATTTTGGCATTCCCGATCATTTGAAGATATCGGTGTGCCAACCTCATCAAAACGAATTATTTTTATCGGCATTAAATAAGGTGATGAAGAAAATTGGATTCGACTATCAGGGATAAAAAAAGTGCCTTAATTAAATCTATTCGTGTTATTGCTTTTGTAGGACCTGCCGGAACAGGAAAAAGTCAGCGGGCCCAATTTGTGGCGAAGAGCAATAACGTTGATTACATTATTGACGATGGCCTTGTTATTTCAAAAGGACGAATTATGACGGGAAAAAGCGCAAAATCAGAAAAGAATCTTGTTAGAGCCATTCGTCGTGCACTTTTCGAATTTCCTGATCATCGCAAAGAGGTTCTTTCCTTTTTAGAAAGTCATGCTCCCTGTAAGGTTATGATCATTGCAACCTCATCAGCTATGGCGCTAAAAATTATACGAGCCTTAACGCTTTCACAACCTGAAAAATTTATAAAAATAACTGATGTTGCAACAGAAGAGGATATCAAAAATGCCCGAAAAGAACGTCTCACAAAAGGACAACACGTTATTCCGGTTTCTCGTGCACAGATACGACGAAATTTTGCGGGGAAACTTGTAGGCCATCTCAGAGACCTCTTTAAAACAGTGGATAAGGAAGAGGGCGAACGAACAATCGTGCGTCCTCCATTTAATTTTTACGGTGAACTAAGTATTGATGCTCAAGCAATTATTGATATAGTTAAATATTTGACGGAACGTACTGCGCAAGTACATACTGTTCAAGAAATTAAAGTTCGCCCTGTTGATGAATCTCTCGAAATAACAGTTATCGTTAAATTAACGTTAGGAAAAAACTCTTTCCTCAATATTGGCGAAAAAATATGTTGGAAAAGTGCTCGGGCAATCCGATACTTTACTGGTATGGATATAAAACAAGTGAACGTATTGATAAACGGAGTGTATCAAGAATGACAGAAAAAGAATGTTACATACCAACTGAAGAGGAAATTAGACAACATCAAGAAAGTGCCTGGCAAGAATTATTACACCAAGTAGCTTCTTGTTCTAAATGCGGCTTACATCAGGCAAGAACAAATGCTGTTCTTGGAGAAGGATCTGTTCATACATCTCTTATGTTTGTTGGAGAAGGGCCAGGAGCCGACGAAGATACGCAAGGTCGCCCCTTTGTTGGCAAAGCAGGACAGTTGCTCACAAAAATATTGAAAGCTGCAAACATTTCGCGGAAAGACGTATACATCACAAATGTAGTG of Aminobacterium sp. MB27-C1 contains these proteins:
- a CDS encoding aminotransferase class I/II-fold pyridoxal phosphate-dependent enzyme, giving the protein MEDFVSGKWGISPTVREAIIKTLDATNSEEKGKKVSLKKTLSELLGVSPQEIVLSYGMKGILHPVLRMLENKGATEAYFLCPYEKNGIISECFKERGFNIIEISYGKALEQNLNIFSESCPGTGKIVVVSNPNCFTGHTLSQSELRELFFCLERAGAFLICDERSADMVPSLLFSGGSGVFHQTGKALILRNFSAFYGLKNLDISYGLLSRPLAKQFSYYADVSTISMLAEEATVAALREKEWYGKLRENINASKSRLIEGLRELGLETRGSDTDVITFQTPHAELIYYLLLEEGIRITNGSDFGIPDHLKISVCQPHQNELFLSALNKVMKKIGFDYQG